In Candidatus Sulfotelmatobacter sp., a genomic segment contains:
- a CDS encoding HAMP domain-containing sensor histidine kinase, with protein MSLFQRYRWFAGAIGVTLIFAAVCLTGHKSAGLTAFADITGLVLMAAVAGITLANTFWRPAQERSFWALLSLGFSLWAANWAAWAWLEVGLHREIPDPFVFDIVLFFHVVPVFAAVAWRPDLKNNKEGKVLLSLLNFLMLVGWWLFLYAFIVFPHQYVSIEKATYNSYYDALYGVENVLLAGVLCLAAWTSSGGWRRFYLHFLGVFVVYSIDAQFVDQATANNSYYSGSLYDIPLIGTVAWTAAAALSAREWNLESVESRFSPRWKSAVPRLATMALLSLPVLGIWTILLDNSAGPSRAFRVFTVLGAMLLLGTFVFLRQYLQDRALVAVLQESRRGYESQKRLQTQLVQKEKLATLGNLVAGAANEINHPLDSIMNYSEQLWGKEGLTEEQNQLVRKIVNQARRTRDLVSDLLRFAQQSPGEKILVDLSVLLHRATQMLELRHPGGKIRITVSVAPDVPRVQGNANQLFQAFVEIIDNAMDALEEAGGGALDITAQRQGKDVMLQFSDTGPGIREPLRVFDPFYTTKPVGKGTGLGLSAVYGVIHEHNGQITCLNKPQGGAVFAVRIPLAIESVAQVAGAGGD; from the coding sequence ATGAGTCTGTTCCAACGTTACCGTTGGTTTGCCGGAGCGATCGGAGTCACTCTGATCTTTGCGGCGGTGTGCCTGACCGGGCACAAGAGCGCTGGACTGACCGCCTTCGCCGATATCACAGGTCTGGTGTTGATGGCGGCGGTCGCGGGAATCACGCTAGCGAACACATTTTGGCGGCCGGCCCAGGAGCGCAGTTTCTGGGCGTTGCTGTCGCTGGGGTTCTCGCTTTGGGCGGCCAACTGGGCCGCCTGGGCTTGGTTAGAGGTTGGACTGCATCGAGAAATCCCCGATCCGTTCGTCTTCGATATCGTTTTGTTTTTTCATGTGGTGCCGGTGTTCGCGGCGGTGGCATGGCGTCCCGATCTGAAGAACAATAAAGAGGGAAAAGTCCTGCTTAGCCTGCTGAATTTCCTGATGCTGGTGGGCTGGTGGCTGTTTCTTTACGCCTTCATCGTCTTCCCTCATCAATATGTGTCTATAGAGAAAGCCACGTACAACAGCTATTACGACGCGCTCTATGGCGTCGAAAATGTTCTTCTCGCCGGAGTTCTGTGCCTGGCCGCATGGACCAGTTCGGGGGGGTGGCGGCGGTTCTACCTGCATTTTCTCGGCGTGTTCGTTGTGTACTCGATCGATGCGCAATTTGTCGACCAGGCGACGGCGAACAACTCCTACTATTCGGGAAGCCTGTATGACATCCCTCTGATCGGAACGGTGGCATGGACAGCGGCGGCGGCTTTGTCGGCCCGCGAATGGAACCTTGAAAGCGTCGAGTCTCGGTTTAGTCCGCGCTGGAAAAGTGCAGTGCCGCGGCTCGCTACGATGGCGCTGCTGTCGCTGCCGGTCCTGGGAATCTGGACGATATTGCTGGACAATTCAGCCGGGCCTTCCCGGGCATTCCGCGTTTTTACTGTGCTGGGTGCGATGTTGTTGCTGGGAACATTTGTATTCCTGCGCCAATATCTACAGGACCGTGCATTGGTCGCGGTGCTACAGGAGTCGCGCCGGGGATACGAAAGCCAGAAGCGTCTGCAAACCCAATTAGTCCAGAAAGAGAAGCTGGCGACGCTGGGAAATCTGGTGGCGGGAGCGGCCAACGAGATTAATCATCCTCTCGACTCCATCATGAATTATTCGGAACAACTCTGGGGGAAGGAGGGTCTGACGGAGGAGCAGAACCAATTGGTGCGCAAGATTGTGAACCAGGCCCGGCGGACTCGCGATCTGGTTTCGGACCTGCTGCGATTTGCCCAGCAGTCGCCCGGAGAAAAAATTCTGGTCGACCTCAGCGTGCTGCTGCACCGCGCCACCCAAATGCTGGAATTGCGGCATCCTGGCGGTAAAATTCGTATCACGGTTTCAGTTGCGCCGGATGTACCGCGTGTGCAGGGCAATGCCAACCAATTGTTCCAGGCCTTCGTTGAGATCATTGACAACGCGATGGACGCTCTCGAAGAGGCTGGCGGGGGCGCTCTGGACATCACGGCCCAACGCCAGGGAAAAGACGTCATGCTGCAATTTTCCGATACCGGACCGGGAATCCGCGAGCCACTGCGAGTCTTCGATCCGTTTTACACGACCAAGCCTGTCGGCAAGGGCACGGGTCTGGGTTTAAGCGCGGTATACGGCGTGATCCATGAACACAATGGGCAAATCACCTGCCTGAACAAACCGCAAGGCGGAGCCGTGTTCGCAGTAAGGATCCCCTTGGCCATTGAATCGGTGGCGCAGGTTGCCGGTGCCGGCGGCGATTGA
- a CDS encoding LemA family protein: protein MLTAEVAMDGSIITGFAFFLFAAGVLLYAVIIYNGLVRLRNGNDRAWANIDVLLKERHDEIPNLVETVKGYMQHEQQTLLAVTQARTASADAASIGQKAVADLKMASALRGLFAVAESYPQLKANDNFLKLQNRISEIEERIADRREFFNDDVNIYNTRIGQIPEVLVASFLSLKPRQLFEVSEEDRRQGEVSFASGQGA, encoded by the coding sequence ATGTTGACAGCCGAGGTGGCGATGGACGGCAGCATTATTACGGGCTTCGCGTTTTTTCTGTTCGCGGCTGGCGTGCTCCTCTATGCCGTCATCATTTACAACGGCCTGGTGCGGCTGCGCAATGGGAACGACCGCGCGTGGGCAAACATCGATGTGCTGCTCAAAGAGCGCCACGATGAAATTCCCAACCTAGTCGAGACCGTCAAAGGATACATGCAGCACGAACAGCAGACGCTGCTTGCCGTGACCCAGGCTCGGACGGCGTCGGCGGACGCGGCGAGCATCGGCCAGAAGGCCGTCGCCGACCTGAAGATGGCCAGCGCGCTGCGCGGCTTGTTTGCTGTGGCAGAAAGTTATCCGCAACTGAAGGCCAACGACAATTTTCTGAAACTACAAAACCGCATCAGCGAGATCGAGGAGCGCATTGCCGACCGCCGCGAGTTTTTCAACGACGATGTCAACATCTATAACACGCGCATCGGCCAGATCCCCGAAGTGCTAGTGGCCAGCTTTCTAAGCCTGAAGCCGCGCCAGTTGTTCGAGGTCTCTGAAGAAGATCGCAGGCAGGGGGAAGTGAGCTTTGCCAGCGGGCAAGGGGCATAG
- a CDS encoding Hsp20/alpha crystallin family protein, translated as MTVLARFEPFREFATLQDRINRVFRDSYSGAGQGDDSLTTSSFAPAVDVYEDEHQVTLKIEVPGIEEKDIDVRVENNTLTVHGERKIEKEEKEENYRRVERQYGSFTRNFTLPQTVDTENVSATYDKGVLKISLPKKAEAKPKQIKVNVGSGKSLEARTSEGKAPSKAA; from the coding sequence ATGACCGTTTTAGCCCGTTTTGAGCCTTTCCGTGAGTTTGCCACCTTGCAGGACCGCATCAATCGCGTTTTTCGCGATTCCTACAGCGGCGCCGGCCAGGGGGATGACTCTCTGACCACATCGAGCTTCGCCCCGGCGGTGGACGTCTATGAAGACGAGCACCAGGTCACTCTGAAGATCGAAGTGCCCGGAATCGAGGAGAAGGACATCGACGTCCGCGTAGAGAACAACACGCTCACCGTGCATGGCGAGCGCAAGATCGAGAAGGAAGAGAAAGAAGAGAACTATCGCAGGGTCGAGCGCCAGTATGGCAGCTTCACCCGTAACTTCACTCTGCCCCAGACCGTAGACACCGAGAACGTTTCGGCAACCTACGACAAAGGCGTGCTGAAGATCTCTTTGCCCAAGAAAGCCGAAGCCAAACCCAAGCAGATCAAGGTAAACGTGGGCAGCGGGAAGTCCCTCGAAGCCAGGACCTCGGAAGGCAAAGCCCCCAGCAAGGCCGCGTAA
- the hemB gene encoding porphobilinogen synthase has translation MAFPVTRLRRLRRTAQLRNLVSETRLTPDALVYPMFVCPGEGIRKEVRSMPGVFNLSVDEAVKEAQEVYSLGVPAVILFGLPDKKDDVATGAWSDDGIVQQAARAMKREVPGLLLIGDVCLCEYMSHGHCGIVKAALTPQSLGAAARDATNSVRAVAVKNGDEKERAIEALAAVAIRASEATFEILNDATLELLARTSVSLARAGIDIIAPSDMMDGRVAAIRRALDEADFTNTPILSYAAKFASGYYGPFREAADSAPQFGDRRSYQMDGANLREALREIAADIEEGADMIMVKPALPYLDVIAAARQRFDLPLAAYQVSGEYAMMEAAAQNGWIDHDRVMMESLLSIRRAGASIILTYYAKDAARLLG, from the coding sequence ATGGCATTCCCCGTAACCCGCCTTCGCCGCCTCCGCCGCACTGCCCAACTGCGCAACCTGGTCTCGGAGACTCGCTTAACTCCCGATGCTTTGGTTTATCCCATGTTCGTTTGTCCCGGAGAAGGTATCCGCAAAGAAGTCCGCTCCATGCCCGGCGTATTCAATCTGTCGGTGGACGAAGCGGTGAAAGAAGCGCAGGAAGTCTACTCCCTCGGCGTGCCCGCCGTGATTTTATTCGGCCTGCCCGACAAAAAAGACGACGTCGCCACCGGCGCCTGGTCCGACGATGGAATTGTGCAGCAAGCTGCCCGCGCCATGAAACGCGAAGTCCCCGGCCTGCTCTTGATAGGCGACGTCTGCCTCTGCGAATACATGTCGCACGGCCATTGTGGAATCGTGAAGGCCGCCCTGACGCCGCAGTCTCTGGGCGCGGCCGCGCGCGACGCAACGAACTCAGTGCGCGCGGTCGCAGTAAAAAACGGTGACGAAAAAGAAAGAGCTATCGAAGCGCTGGCCGCCGTCGCCATCCGAGCCTCTGAAGCGACGTTCGAAATCCTCAACGACGCCACACTCGAACTCCTGGCCCGCACTTCCGTCTCCCTGGCCAGAGCCGGCATCGACATCATCGCTCCCTCCGACATGATGGACGGCCGCGTCGCCGCCATCCGCCGCGCCCTTGACGAAGCCGATTTCACCAACACGCCCATTCTTTCCTACGCCGCCAAATTCGCCTCCGGATACTACGGCCCCTTCCGCGAAGCCGCCGACTCCGCCCCTCAATTCGGCGACCGCCGGTCGTATCAGATGGACGGGGCCAACCTCCGCGAGGCCCTGCGCGAAATCGCAGCCGACATCGAAGAAGGCGCCGACATGATCATGGTCAAGCCCGCCCTGCCATACCTCGACGTGATCGCCGCCGCCCGCCAGCGCTTCGACCTGCCGCTCGCCGCCTATCAAGTCTCCGGCGAATACGCCATGATGGAAGCCGCCGCCCAAAATGGCTGGATCGACCACGACCGCGTCATGATGGAGAGCCTCCTAAGCATCCGCCGCGCAGGCGCCAGCATCATCCTGACCTACTACGCCAAGGACGCCGCCAGGTTGCTGGGCTGA
- a CDS encoding sulfotransferase, whose product MSTNSFAIAAGAAVKSAVSPLPSFFVVGPPRTGTSWLHTVLSKGAWLSHPTKETRFFDKYFDRGLSWYGSHYRKVCDGRAIGEVAPTYFASPEARERIARLIPHAKIVCTFRNPVDRVVSLYRLKRAYGLIPWSFDEALARDPELMESSRYAAHLKEWKRTFGNDQVMVTVHDDIQNDPQSYLDKLVDFVGVPRITLRPPQIRRVLTSEDMSEPRNYYWTRAGFRLAEWAKTRQLDSLVATAKRFGALKLFVGGGPAFAELSSAQREKLRQLFRPDVVELEALLNRSLSAWK is encoded by the coding sequence ATGTCCACCAACAGCTTCGCGATAGCGGCTGGAGCTGCTGTCAAAAGCGCCGTTTCGCCCTTGCCCTCTTTCTTCGTCGTCGGTCCTCCGCGCACCGGAACGAGCTGGCTGCATACCGTCCTGAGTAAGGGGGCCTGGCTCTCCCATCCCACGAAAGAGACCAGGTTTTTCGATAAATATTTTGACCGCGGACTGAGCTGGTACGGCTCGCACTACCGTAAAGTGTGCGACGGACGCGCCATCGGGGAAGTTGCTCCCACTTATTTCGCCTCGCCCGAAGCGCGCGAACGGATCGCTCGGCTCATCCCGCACGCCAAAATTGTGTGCACCTTCCGCAACCCCGTGGATCGTGTCGTGTCGCTCTACCGGCTGAAACGCGCCTACGGCTTGATCCCGTGGAGCTTCGACGAAGCCCTGGCCCGCGATCCGGAACTGATGGAATCAAGCCGGTACGCGGCTCACCTGAAGGAGTGGAAGCGGACTTTCGGAAACGATCAGGTCATGGTAACCGTGCATGACGACATCCAAAACGATCCGCAGTCCTATCTGGACAAGCTGGTCGACTTTGTGGGAGTGCCGCGGATTACCCTGCGCCCGCCTCAGATTCGTCGTGTCCTGACCTCGGAAGACATGTCGGAGCCGCGCAATTATTACTGGACTCGCGCTGGTTTTCGGCTGGCGGAGTGGGCGAAGACGCGCCAGCTCGACTCACTCGTGGCCACTGCCAAAAGGTTCGGAGCGCTGAAACTATTCGTCGGCGGCGGACCCGCGTTTGCGGAATTATCCTCGGCGCAGCGGGAGAAATTGCGCCAACTCTTCCGCCCTGACGTGGTTGAACTCGAAGCCCTCTTGAATCGTAGCTTATCGGCCTGGAAATAA